The genomic DNA TCATCAACCCGCCCCAGGCGGCCATCCTGGCCGTGGGGGCCGTGCGCCGCGTGCCCGTCGTCACCGAGGACGGGGAGCTGGCCGTGGGCGCCCGGATGAAGGTCACCATCTCGGCCGACCATCGCGTGACGGACGGCGCCGAGGCGGCGCGGTTCATGCAGGCCTTCAAGCGGGCGCTGGAGGAACCGCTGCGTCTCGTCCTGTAAGACTTCGCCATTCGCCACTTGCCACATCTCACCCACGGAGGATATGGACCATGCGCATTCTGTACATCGACATCGACACATTGCGCCCGGACCACCTGGGCTGCTACGGCTATCACCGTAACACCAGCCCCAACATCGATGCCCTGGCCGAGCGGGCCGTCCGATTCGACAATTGCTATGTCACCGATGCGCCGTGTCTGCCGTCGCGCGCCGCCTTGTGGAGCGGTCGATGCGGCTTCCACACCGGCGTCGTCGGTCACGGGGGCACCGCGGCCGACCCGTTCATCGAGGGGCCCACGCGGGGCTTCCGTGACATCTTCTGGGCGACCTGCTGGATGACCGCGCTGCGCCGGGCGGGCTTTCGCACCGTCACCGTCAGCCCCTTCGGCGAGCGCCACGGCGCCTGGCACTGGTACGCGGGCTTCAGCGAGATCTACAACCCGGGCAAGGGCGGGATGGAGATCGCGGACGACGTGACCCCCATCGCGCTGGATTGGATCCGGCGCAACGCCCGTGACGACAACTGGTTCCTGCATATCAACTACTGGGATCCGCACACGCCCTATCGAACGCCAGAGGCGTTCGGCAATCCGTTCCAGGACGATCCGCTGCCGGATTGGCTGACGGAGGAGGTGCGTCAGCGCTCATGGGAGGGATTCGGTCCGCATAGCGCCCAAGAGCCTCATGGCTGGGGTGGCGAGACGTTCTACCAGAACTATCCCCGGATCCCCGCGCAATTGGACTCCATGGAGGCCGTGCGTCGCTGGATCGATGGATATGACGTGGGCATCCGCTACGCCGATGAGCACGTGGGGCGGATCTTGAACGCGCTGGCTGATGAGGGGGTCCTGGATGAGACGGTCATCATGGTCAGCTCCGATCACGGCGAGAACCAGGGCGAGCTGAACGTATGGGGGGACCACCAGACGGCTGATCACATCACCAGCCGGGTGCCGCTGCTCGTGCGCTGGCCGGGGCTGACGGATGAGCCGCGCGTG from Chloroflexota bacterium includes the following:
- a CDS encoding sulfatase, whose product is MRILYIDIDTLRPDHLGCYGYHRNTSPNIDALAERAVRFDNCYVTDAPCLPSRAALWSGRCGFHTGVVGHGGTAADPFIEGPTRGFRDIFWATCWMTALRRAGFRTVTVSPFGERHGAWHWYAGFSEIYNPGKGGMEIADDVTPIALDWIRRNARDDNWFLHINYWDPHTPYRTPEAFGNPFQDDPLPDWLTEEVRQRSWEGFGPHSAQEPHGWGGETFYQNYPRIPAQLDSMEAVRRWIDGYDVGIRYADEHVGRILNALADEGVLDETVIMVSSDHGENQGELNVWGDHQTADHITSRVPLLVRWPGLTDEPRVDRALHYHYDWAATLIELVGGQVPDNWDGRPFTAAFRQGREEGRPYLVVSQNAWSCQRSVRFDDYICLRTYHDGYKQLEPVMLFDLANDPHEQHDLAAERPDLVDRAMGMLAEWHHEMAATSRHNVDPMMTVLR